The Larus michahellis chromosome 2, bLarMic1.1, whole genome shotgun sequence genome window below encodes:
- the LSM5 gene encoding U6 snRNA-associated Sm-like protein LSm5 isoform X2, whose amino-acid sequence MKSDKEIVGTLLGFDDFVNMVLEDVTEFEITPEGRRITKLDQILLNGNNITMLVPGGEGPEV is encoded by the exons ATGAAGAGCGATAAAGAAATTGTTGGAACGCTTCTAGGGTTTGATGACTTTGTCA ATATGGTATTAGAAGATGTTACAGAATT TGAGATTACACCTGAGGGCAGAAGAATCACAAAGCTAGACCAGATTTTGCTAAATGGAAATAACATAACAATG cTGGTTCCTGGAGGAGAAGGACCGGAAGTATAA
- the LSM5 gene encoding U6 snRNA-associated Sm-like protein LSm5 isoform X1 — MAANATTNPSQLLPLELVDKCIGSRIHIVMKSDKEIVGTLLGFDDFVNMVLEDVTEFEITPEGRRITKLDQILLNGNNITMLVPGGEGPEV, encoded by the exons ATGGCGGCTAACGCAACCACCAACCCCTCTCAGCTACTGCCGCTCG aACTTGTGGACAAATGCATAGGTTCGCGCATTCATATTGTGATGAAGAGCGATAAAGAAATTGTTGGAACGCTTCTAGGGTTTGATGACTTTGTCA ATATGGTATTAGAAGATGTTACAGAATT TGAGATTACACCTGAGGGCAGAAGAATCACAAAGCTAGACCAGATTTTGCTAAATGGAAATAACATAACAATG cTGGTTCCTGGAGGAGAAGGACCGGAAGTATAA